A region from the Oncorhynchus keta strain PuntledgeMale-10-30-2019 chromosome 5, Oket_V2, whole genome shotgun sequence genome encodes:
- the LOC118384259 gene encoding uncharacterized protein LOC118384259 isoform X33 produces the protein MKLFFSSSYTICSLSLQSVKYPPQFCILRSRLVTAHNLVSCRIDTMASKMTASVSLEQDLFKCPICLDLLKDPVTMPCGHSHCMGCIQGLWEQEDQMGGQICPQCKESLTQPWPTLNQNTILAEMVAKLKKTELQAAPLTEDVVACDFCTRGANQAVKSCLVCLASYCETHLKPHYENPSFGRHKLLDATRRLQERVCSTHHKLLEVYCRTDKLCVCASCALYDHKGHVTVAASAERMEKQKETEATGGSCRQKVKEKEEEVEHLRGALVSFKRSAREAVLDSTRTLSELKVYLERRGNQVKELIRAQEKVEVNWAEAQLQRLEQEIIALKKRDSELKKLTLTQDDAYFLQHYQDPRSSPVSEDLPSVNIDPLCDFGTVKRAYTHFKEQLECFCDGEMKRILNTVKAIHMLQSPKPSQFSAPKTIGQANGSPPAFKPALVMGEPAVTCDSPLSLCTKSSILKCSSMSKPPTGSAILFIEKGPSNDTKPAARVETILTKPLSTTDNLLLTKSASNMNINPLLIKSSSNTEEFTKPASGAGIAVLNSTPAPTTSSSIFNCPVGVFGKPAVDVDDFCKAALNTDSGPFTKLVSDNNSREKPSTGFSFGEPKCNAGSSLFGKPESNTGSPLFGKPASNTGSPLFGKPAFNTGSPLFGKPASNTGSPLFGKPAFNTGSPLFGKPAFNTGSPLFGKPAFNTCSPLFGKPAFNTCSPLFGKPEANTFLFLFGKPASNTGSPLFGKSESSTGSPLFGKPESSTGSPLFGKPESSTGSPLFGKPESSTGSPLFGKPESSTGSPLFGKPASSTGSPLFGKPASSTGSPLFGKPESSTGSPLFGKPESSTGSPLFGTPESSTGSPLFGTPESKTGSSYGKPADQPGVVEISILEN, from the exons ATGAaactctttttttcttcttcttacaCGATATGTTCCCTTTCTCTTCAGTCAGTGAAGTACCCACCTCAGTTCTGTATTTTACGCTCTAGACTAGTTACCGCACACAATTTGGTTAGCTGTAGAATAGACACAATGGCGAGTAAAATGACAGCCTCTGTCTCATTGGAACAGGACCTCTTCAAATGTCCCATCTGTCTAGACCTGCTGAAAGATCCGGTGACTATGCCGTGTGGACACAGTCACTGTATGGGCTGTATCCAGGGCTTATGGGAGCAGGAGGACCAGATGGGAGGTCAGATCTGCCCCCAGTGCAAAGAAAGTCTTACACAACCTTGGCCCACTCTTAACCAAAATACTATTCTGGCTGAAATGGTGGCGAAACTGAAGAAGACAGAACTCCAAGCTGCTCCTCTTACGGAAGATGTGGTTGCATGTGACTTCTGCACTAGAGGAGCGAACCAAGCTGTCAAGTCCTGCCTGGTGTGCCTGGCTTCTTACTGTGAGACTCACCTAAAGCCCCACTATGAAAACCCTTCCTTTGGAAGGCACAAGCTGCTGGATGCCACCCGACGATTACAGGAACGGGTTTGCTCAACTCATCACAAACTGCTGGAGGTTTACTGCAGAACcgacaaactgtgtgtgtgtgcgagttgTGCACTGTACGATCACAAAGGCCATGTCACCGTCGCTGCATCAGCTGAAAGAATGGAGAAGCAG aaagagacagaggccACAGGAGGATCATGTAGACAGAAAGTCAAGGaaaaggaagaggaggtggagcaCCTGAGGGGAGCTTTGGTGTCGTTTAAG CGCTCTGCAAGGGAAGCTGTTCTGGACAGCACCAGGACGCTCTCAGAGCTGAAAGTATATCTGGAGCGGAGGGGCAACCAAGTGAAGGAGCTGATCAGGGCTCAGGAAAAGGTGGAGGTGAACTGGGCGGAGGCCCAACTGCAGCGTCTGGAGCAGGAGATTATTGCGCTGAAGAAGAGAGACTCTGAGCTGAAGAAACTCACACTGACCCAAGATGACGCATACTTCCTTCAG CATTACCAAGACCCCAGGAGCTCTCCTGTATCTGAAGACCTGCCGAGTGTCAACATTGACCCGCTGTGTGATTTTGGGACAGTAAAGAGAGCTTATACTCATTTCAAGGAGCAGTTGGAATGCTTCTGTGATGGAGAAATGAAGAGAATATTGAACACAG TAAAAGCCATCCATATGCTTCAGTCACCAAAGCCCAGCCAAT TTTCAGCTCCAAAGACAATTGGTCAAGCCAATGGGAGCCCCCCAGCCTTCAAGCCCGCCCTGGTAATGGGGGAACCTGCAGTAACCTGCgactctcccctttccctctgtACAAAGTCCTCTATCTTGAAGTGCTCTTCTATGAGCAAACCTCCAACTGGCTCAGCGATCCTATTCATCGAAAAAGGGCCATCAAATGACACTAAGCCTGCTGCTAGAGTAGAGACCATCCTCACCAAACCCTTGTCCACCACTGACAACCTTCTCTTGACCAAATCGGCATCTAATATGAACATCAATCCCCTGCTTATTAAATCCTCATCCAACACTGAAGAGTTCACCAAACCTGCATCTGGAGCTGGTATAGCAGTCCTTAACAGCACACCTGCTCCTACAACAAGTAGCAGCATTTTCAATTGTCCTGTTGGTGTTTTTGGTAAGCCTGCAGTTGACGTAGATGATTTTTGTAAGGCAGCATTAAACACTGACAGCGGTCCTTTCACCAAACTTGTATCTGACAACAATAGTAGGGAAAAGCCTAGCACAGGTTTCTCCTTTGGCGAGCCAAAATGTAACGCAGGCTCATCCCTCTTTGGCAAGCCTGAATCTAACACAGGTTCACCCCTCTTTGGCAAGCCTGCATCTAACACAGGTTCACCCCTCTTTGGCAAGCCTGCATTTAACACAGGTTCACCCCTCTTTGGCAAGCCTGCATCTAACACAGGTTCACCCCTCTTTGGCAAGCCTGCATTTAACACAGGTTCACCCCTCTTTGGCAAGCCTGCATTTAACACAGGTTCACCCCTCTTTGGCAAGCCTGCATTTAACACATGTTCACCCCTCTTTGGCAAGCCTGCATTTAACACATGTTCACCCCTCTTTGGCAAGCCTGAAGCTAACACATTTTTATTCCTCTTTGGCAAGCCTGCATCTAACACAGGTTCACCCCTCTTTGGCAAGTCTGAATCTAGCACAGGTTCACCCCTCTTTGGCAAGCCTGAATCTAGCACAGGTTCACCCCTCTTTGGCAAGCCTGAATCTAGCACAG GTTCACCCCTCTTTGGCAAGCCTGAATCTAGCACAGGTTCACCCCTCTTTGGCAAGCCTGAATCTAGCACAG GTTCACCCCTCTTTGGCAAGCCTGCATCTAGCACAGGTTCACCCCTCTTTGGCAAGCCTGCATCTAGCACAGGTTCACCCCTCTTTGGCAAGCCTGAATCTAGCACAGGTTCACCCCTCTTTGGCAAGCCTGAATCTAGCACAGGTTCACCCCTCTTTGGCACGCCTGAATCTAGCACAGGTTCACCCCTCTTTGGCACGCCTGAATCTAAAACAGGATCCTCCTATGGCAAGCCTGCAGACCAGCCTGGGGTCGTGGAGATTTCTATTTTAGAAAACTAA
- the LOC118384259 gene encoding uncharacterized protein LOC118384259 isoform X25 yields MKLFFSSSYTICSLSLQSVKYPPQFCILRSRLVTAHNLVSCRIDTMASKMTASVSLEQDLFKCPICLDLLKDPVTMPCGHSHCMGCIQGLWEQEDQMGGQICPQCKESLTQPWPTLNQNTILAEMVAKLKKTELQAAPLTEDVVACDFCTRGANQAVKSCLVCLASYCETHLKPHYENPSFGRHKLLDATRRLQERVCSTHHKLLEVYCRTDKLCVCASCALYDHKGHVTVAASAERMEKQKETEATGGSCRQKVKEKEEEVEHLRGALVSFKRSAREAVLDSTRTLSELKVYLERRGNQVKELIRAQEKVEVNWAEAQLQRLEQEIIALKKRDSELKKLTLTQDDAYFLQHYQDPRSSPVSEDLPSVNIDPLCDFGTVKRAYTHFKEQLECFCDGEMKRILNTVKAIHMLQSPKPSQFSAPKTIGQANGSPPAFKPALVMGEPAVTCDSPLSLCTKSSILKCSSMSKPPTGSAILFIEKGPSNDTKPAARVETILTKPLSTTDNLLLTKSASNMNINPLLIKSSSNTEEFTKPASGAGIAVLNSTPAPTTSSSIFNCPVGVFGKPAVDVDDFCKAALNTDSGPFTKLVSDNNSREKPSTGFSFGEPKCNAGSSLFGKPESNTGSPLFGKPASNTGSPLFGKPAFNTGSPLFGKPASNTGSPLFGKPAFNTGSPLFGKPAFNTGSPLFGKPAFNTCSPLFGKPAFNTCSPLFGKPEANTFLFLFGKPASNTGSPLFGKSESSTGSPLFGKPESSTGSPLFGKPESSTGSPLFGKPESSTGSPLFGKPASSTGSPLFGKPASSTGSPLFGKPASSTGSPLFGKPASSTGSPLFGKPESSTGSPLFGKPESSTGSPLFGTPESSTGSPLFGTPESKTGSSYGKPADQPGVVEISILEN; encoded by the exons ATGAaactctttttttcttcttcttacaCGATATGTTCCCTTTCTCTTCAGTCAGTGAAGTACCCACCTCAGTTCTGTATTTTACGCTCTAGACTAGTTACCGCACACAATTTGGTTAGCTGTAGAATAGACACAATGGCGAGTAAAATGACAGCCTCTGTCTCATTGGAACAGGACCTCTTCAAATGTCCCATCTGTCTAGACCTGCTGAAAGATCCGGTGACTATGCCGTGTGGACACAGTCACTGTATGGGCTGTATCCAGGGCTTATGGGAGCAGGAGGACCAGATGGGAGGTCAGATCTGCCCCCAGTGCAAAGAAAGTCTTACACAACCTTGGCCCACTCTTAACCAAAATACTATTCTGGCTGAAATGGTGGCGAAACTGAAGAAGACAGAACTCCAAGCTGCTCCTCTTACGGAAGATGTGGTTGCATGTGACTTCTGCACTAGAGGAGCGAACCAAGCTGTCAAGTCCTGCCTGGTGTGCCTGGCTTCTTACTGTGAGACTCACCTAAAGCCCCACTATGAAAACCCTTCCTTTGGAAGGCACAAGCTGCTGGATGCCACCCGACGATTACAGGAACGGGTTTGCTCAACTCATCACAAACTGCTGGAGGTTTACTGCAGAACcgacaaactgtgtgtgtgtgcgagttgTGCACTGTACGATCACAAAGGCCATGTCACCGTCGCTGCATCAGCTGAAAGAATGGAGAAGCAG aaagagacagaggccACAGGAGGATCATGTAGACAGAAAGTCAAGGaaaaggaagaggaggtggagcaCCTGAGGGGAGCTTTGGTGTCGTTTAAG CGCTCTGCAAGGGAAGCTGTTCTGGACAGCACCAGGACGCTCTCAGAGCTGAAAGTATATCTGGAGCGGAGGGGCAACCAAGTGAAGGAGCTGATCAGGGCTCAGGAAAAGGTGGAGGTGAACTGGGCGGAGGCCCAACTGCAGCGTCTGGAGCAGGAGATTATTGCGCTGAAGAAGAGAGACTCTGAGCTGAAGAAACTCACACTGACCCAAGATGACGCATACTTCCTTCAG CATTACCAAGACCCCAGGAGCTCTCCTGTATCTGAAGACCTGCCGAGTGTCAACATTGACCCGCTGTGTGATTTTGGGACAGTAAAGAGAGCTTATACTCATTTCAAGGAGCAGTTGGAATGCTTCTGTGATGGAGAAATGAAGAGAATATTGAACACAG TAAAAGCCATCCATATGCTTCAGTCACCAAAGCCCAGCCAAT TTTCAGCTCCAAAGACAATTGGTCAAGCCAATGGGAGCCCCCCAGCCTTCAAGCCCGCCCTGGTAATGGGGGAACCTGCAGTAACCTGCgactctcccctttccctctgtACAAAGTCCTCTATCTTGAAGTGCTCTTCTATGAGCAAACCTCCAACTGGCTCAGCGATCCTATTCATCGAAAAAGGGCCATCAAATGACACTAAGCCTGCTGCTAGAGTAGAGACCATCCTCACCAAACCCTTGTCCACCACTGACAACCTTCTCTTGACCAAATCGGCATCTAATATGAACATCAATCCCCTGCTTATTAAATCCTCATCCAACACTGAAGAGTTCACCAAACCTGCATCTGGAGCTGGTATAGCAGTCCTTAACAGCACACCTGCTCCTACAACAAGTAGCAGCATTTTCAATTGTCCTGTTGGTGTTTTTGGTAAGCCTGCAGTTGACGTAGATGATTTTTGTAAGGCAGCATTAAACACTGACAGCGGTCCTTTCACCAAACTTGTATCTGACAACAATAGTAGGGAAAAGCCTAGCACAGGTTTCTCCTTTGGCGAGCCAAAATGTAACGCAGGCTCATCCCTCTTTGGCAAGCCTGAATCTAACACAGGTTCACCCCTCTTTGGCAAGCCTGCATCTAACACAGGTTCACCCCTCTTTGGCAAGCCTGCATTTAACACAGGTTCACCCCTCTTTGGCAAGCCTGCATCTAACACAGGTTCACCCCTCTTTGGCAAGCCTGCATTTAACACAGGTTCACCCCTCTTTGGCAAGCCTGCATTTAACACAGGTTCACCCCTCTTTGGCAAGCCTGCATTTAACACATGTTCACCCCTCTTTGGCAAGCCTGCATTTAACACATGTTCACCCCTCTTTGGCAAGCCTGAAGCTAACACATTTTTATTCCTCTTTGGCAAGCCTGCATCTAACACAGGTTCACCCCTCTTTGGCAAGTCTGAATCTAGCACAGGTTCACCCCTCTTTGGCAAGCCTGAATCTAGCACAGGTTCACCCCTCTTTGGCAAGCCTGAATCTAGCACAG GTTCACCCCTCTTTGGCAAGCCTGAATCTAGCACAG GTTCACCCCTCTTTGGCAAGCCTGCATCTAGCACAGGTTCACCCCTCTTTGGCAAGCCTGCATCTAGCACAGGTTCACCCCTCTTTGGCAAGCCTGCATCTAGCACAGGTTCACCCCTCTTTGGCAAGCCTGCATCTAGCACAGGTTCACCCCTCTTTGGCAAGCCTGAATCTAGCACAGGTTCACCCCTCTTTGGCAAGCCTGAATCTAGCACAGGTTCACCCCTCTTTGGCACGCCTGAATCTAGCACAGGTTCACCCCTCTTTGGCACGCCTGAATCTAAAACAGGATCCTCCTATGGCAAGCCTGCAGACCAGCCTGGGGTCGTGGAGATTTCTATTTTAGAAAACTAA
- the LOC118384259 gene encoding uncharacterized protein LOC118384259 isoform X31, which translates to MKLFFSSSYTICSLSLQSVKYPPQFCILRSRLVTAHNLVSCRIDTMASKMTASVSLEQDLFKCPICLDLLKDPVTMPCGHSHCMGCIQGLWEQEDQMGGQICPQCKESLTQPWPTLNQNTILAEMVAKLKKTELQAAPLTEDVVACDFCTRGANQAVKSCLVCLASYCETHLKPHYENPSFGRHKLLDATRRLQERVCSTHHKLLEVYCRTDKLCVCASCALYDHKGHVTVAASAERMEKQKETEATGGSCRQKVKEKEEEVEHLRGALVSFKRSAREAVLDSTRTLSELKVYLERRGNQVKELIRAQEKVEVNWAEAQLQRLEQEIIALKKRDSELKKLTLTQDDAYFLQHYQDPRSSPVSEDLPSVNIDPLCDFGTVKRAYTHFKEQLECFCDGEMKRILNTVKAIHMLQSPKPSQFSAPKTIGQANGSPPAFKPALVMGEPAVTCDSPLSLCTKSSILKCSSMSKPPTGSAILFIEKGPSNDTKPAARVETILTKPLSTTDNLLLTKSASNMNINPLLIKSSSNTEEFTKPASGAGIAVLNSTPAPTTSSSIFNCPVGVFGKPAVDVDDFCKAALNTDSGPFTKLVSDNNSREKPSTGFSFGEPKCNAGSSLFGKPESNTGSPLFGKPASNTGSPLFGKPAFNTGSPLFGKPASNTGSPLFGKPAFNTGSPLFGKPAFNTGSPLFGKPAFNTCSPLFGKPAFNTCSPLFGKPEANTFLFLFGKPASNTGSPLFGKSESSTGSPLFGKPESSTGSPLFGKPESSTGSPLFGKPASSTGSPLFGKPASSTGSPLFGKPASSTGSPLFGKPASSTGSPLFGKPESSTGSPLFGKPESSTGSPLFGTPESSTGSPLFGTPESKTGSSYGKPADQPGVVEISILEN; encoded by the exons ATGAaactctttttttcttcttcttacaCGATATGTTCCCTTTCTCTTCAGTCAGTGAAGTACCCACCTCAGTTCTGTATTTTACGCTCTAGACTAGTTACCGCACACAATTTGGTTAGCTGTAGAATAGACACAATGGCGAGTAAAATGACAGCCTCTGTCTCATTGGAACAGGACCTCTTCAAATGTCCCATCTGTCTAGACCTGCTGAAAGATCCGGTGACTATGCCGTGTGGACACAGTCACTGTATGGGCTGTATCCAGGGCTTATGGGAGCAGGAGGACCAGATGGGAGGTCAGATCTGCCCCCAGTGCAAAGAAAGTCTTACACAACCTTGGCCCACTCTTAACCAAAATACTATTCTGGCTGAAATGGTGGCGAAACTGAAGAAGACAGAACTCCAAGCTGCTCCTCTTACGGAAGATGTGGTTGCATGTGACTTCTGCACTAGAGGAGCGAACCAAGCTGTCAAGTCCTGCCTGGTGTGCCTGGCTTCTTACTGTGAGACTCACCTAAAGCCCCACTATGAAAACCCTTCCTTTGGAAGGCACAAGCTGCTGGATGCCACCCGACGATTACAGGAACGGGTTTGCTCAACTCATCACAAACTGCTGGAGGTTTACTGCAGAACcgacaaactgtgtgtgtgtgcgagttgTGCACTGTACGATCACAAAGGCCATGTCACCGTCGCTGCATCAGCTGAAAGAATGGAGAAGCAG aaagagacagaggccACAGGAGGATCATGTAGACAGAAAGTCAAGGaaaaggaagaggaggtggagcaCCTGAGGGGAGCTTTGGTGTCGTTTAAG CGCTCTGCAAGGGAAGCTGTTCTGGACAGCACCAGGACGCTCTCAGAGCTGAAAGTATATCTGGAGCGGAGGGGCAACCAAGTGAAGGAGCTGATCAGGGCTCAGGAAAAGGTGGAGGTGAACTGGGCGGAGGCCCAACTGCAGCGTCTGGAGCAGGAGATTATTGCGCTGAAGAAGAGAGACTCTGAGCTGAAGAAACTCACACTGACCCAAGATGACGCATACTTCCTTCAG CATTACCAAGACCCCAGGAGCTCTCCTGTATCTGAAGACCTGCCGAGTGTCAACATTGACCCGCTGTGTGATTTTGGGACAGTAAAGAGAGCTTATACTCATTTCAAGGAGCAGTTGGAATGCTTCTGTGATGGAGAAATGAAGAGAATATTGAACACAG TAAAAGCCATCCATATGCTTCAGTCACCAAAGCCCAGCCAAT TTTCAGCTCCAAAGACAATTGGTCAAGCCAATGGGAGCCCCCCAGCCTTCAAGCCCGCCCTGGTAATGGGGGAACCTGCAGTAACCTGCgactctcccctttccctctgtACAAAGTCCTCTATCTTGAAGTGCTCTTCTATGAGCAAACCTCCAACTGGCTCAGCGATCCTATTCATCGAAAAAGGGCCATCAAATGACACTAAGCCTGCTGCTAGAGTAGAGACCATCCTCACCAAACCCTTGTCCACCACTGACAACCTTCTCTTGACCAAATCGGCATCTAATATGAACATCAATCCCCTGCTTATTAAATCCTCATCCAACACTGAAGAGTTCACCAAACCTGCATCTGGAGCTGGTATAGCAGTCCTTAACAGCACACCTGCTCCTACAACAAGTAGCAGCATTTTCAATTGTCCTGTTGGTGTTTTTGGTAAGCCTGCAGTTGACGTAGATGATTTTTGTAAGGCAGCATTAAACACTGACAGCGGTCCTTTCACCAAACTTGTATCTGACAACAATAGTAGGGAAAAGCCTAGCACAGGTTTCTCCTTTGGCGAGCCAAAATGTAACGCAGGCTCATCCCTCTTTGGCAAGCCTGAATCTAACACAGGTTCACCCCTCTTTGGCAAGCCTGCATCTAACACAGGTTCACCCCTCTTTGGCAAGCCTGCATTTAACACAGGTTCACCCCTCTTTGGCAAGCCTGCATCTAACACAGGTTCACCCCTCTTTGGCAAGCCTGCATTTAACACAGGTTCACCCCTCTTTGGCAAGCCTGCATTTAACACAGGTTCACCCCTCTTTGGCAAGCCTGCATTTAACACATGTTCACCCCTCTTTGGCAAGCCTGCATTTAACACATGTTCACCCCTCTTTGGCAAGCCTGAAGCTAACACATTTTTATTCCTCTTTGGCAAGCCTGCATCTAACACAGGTTCACCCCTCTTTGGCAAGTCTGAATCTAGCACAGGTTCACCCCTCTTTGGCAAGCCTGAATCTAGCACAGGTTCACCCCTCTTTGGCAAGCCTGAATCTAGCACAG GTTCACCCCTCTTTGGCAAGCCTGCATCTAGCACAGGTTCACCCCTCTTTGGCAAGCCTGCATCTAGCACAGGTTCACCCCTCTTTGGCAAGCCTGCATCTAGCACAGGTTCACCCCTCTTTGGCAAGCCTGCATCTAGCACAGGTTCACCCCTCTTTGGCAAGCCTGAATCTAGCACAGGTTCACCCCTCTTTGGCAAGCCTGAATCTAGCACAGGTTCACCCCTCTTTGGCACGCCTGAATCTAGCACAGGTTCACCCCTCTTTGGCACGCCTGAATCTAAAACAGGATCCTCCTATGGCAAGCCTGCAGACCAGCCTGGGGTCGTGGAGATTTCTATTTTAGAAAACTAA
- the LOC118384259 gene encoding uncharacterized protein LOC118384259 isoform X39 produces MKLFFSSSYTICSLSLQSVKYPPQFCILRSRLVTAHNLVSCRIDTMASKMTASVSLEQDLFKCPICLDLLKDPVTMPCGHSHCMGCIQGLWEQEDQMGGQICPQCKESLTQPWPTLNQNTILAEMVAKLKKTELQAAPLTEDVVACDFCTRGANQAVKSCLVCLASYCETHLKPHYENPSFGRHKLLDATRRLQERVCSTHHKLLEVYCRTDKLCVCASCALYDHKGHVTVAASAERMEKQKETEATGGSCRQKVKEKEEEVEHLRGALVSFKRSAREAVLDSTRTLSELKVYLERRGNQVKELIRAQEKVEVNWAEAQLQRLEQEIIALKKRDSELKKLTLTQDDAYFLQHYQDPRSSPVSEDLPSVNIDPLCDFGTVKRAYTHFKEQLECFCDGEMKRILNTVKAIHMLQSPKPSQFSAPKTIGQANGSPPAFKPALVMGEPAVTCDSPLSLCTKSSILKCSSMSKPPTGSAILFIEKGPSNDTKPAARVETILTKPLSTTDNLLLTKSASNMNINPLLIKSSSNTEEFTKPASGAGIAVLNSTPAPTTSSSIFNCPVGVFGKPAVDVDDFCKAALNTDSGPFTKLVSDNNSREKPSTGFSFGEPKCNAGSSLFGKPESNTGSPLFGKPASNTGSPLFGKPAFNTGSPLFGKPASNTGSPLFGKPAFNTGSPLFGKPAFNTGSPLFGKPAFNTCSPLFGKPAFNTCSPLFGKPEANTFLFLFGKPASNTGSPLFGKSESSTGSPLFGKPESSTGSPLFGKPESSTGSPLFGKPASSTGSPLFGKPASSTGSPLFGKPASSTGSPLFGKPESSTGSPLFGKPESSTGSPLFGTPESSTGSPLFGTPESKTGSSYGKPADQPGVVEISILEN; encoded by the exons ATGAaactctttttttcttcttcttacaCGATATGTTCCCTTTCTCTTCAGTCAGTGAAGTACCCACCTCAGTTCTGTATTTTACGCTCTAGACTAGTTACCGCACACAATTTGGTTAGCTGTAGAATAGACACAATGGCGAGTAAAATGACAGCCTCTGTCTCATTGGAACAGGACCTCTTCAAATGTCCCATCTGTCTAGACCTGCTGAAAGATCCGGTGACTATGCCGTGTGGACACAGTCACTGTATGGGCTGTATCCAGGGCTTATGGGAGCAGGAGGACCAGATGGGAGGTCAGATCTGCCCCCAGTGCAAAGAAAGTCTTACACAACCTTGGCCCACTCTTAACCAAAATACTATTCTGGCTGAAATGGTGGCGAAACTGAAGAAGACAGAACTCCAAGCTGCTCCTCTTACGGAAGATGTGGTTGCATGTGACTTCTGCACTAGAGGAGCGAACCAAGCTGTCAAGTCCTGCCTGGTGTGCCTGGCTTCTTACTGTGAGACTCACCTAAAGCCCCACTATGAAAACCCTTCCTTTGGAAGGCACAAGCTGCTGGATGCCACCCGACGATTACAGGAACGGGTTTGCTCAACTCATCACAAACTGCTGGAGGTTTACTGCAGAACcgacaaactgtgtgtgtgtgcgagttgTGCACTGTACGATCACAAAGGCCATGTCACCGTCGCTGCATCAGCTGAAAGAATGGAGAAGCAG aaagagacagaggccACAGGAGGATCATGTAGACAGAAAGTCAAGGaaaaggaagaggaggtggagcaCCTGAGGGGAGCTTTGGTGTCGTTTAAG CGCTCTGCAAGGGAAGCTGTTCTGGACAGCACCAGGACGCTCTCAGAGCTGAAAGTATATCTGGAGCGGAGGGGCAACCAAGTGAAGGAGCTGATCAGGGCTCAGGAAAAGGTGGAGGTGAACTGGGCGGAGGCCCAACTGCAGCGTCTGGAGCAGGAGATTATTGCGCTGAAGAAGAGAGACTCTGAGCTGAAGAAACTCACACTGACCCAAGATGACGCATACTTCCTTCAG CATTACCAAGACCCCAGGAGCTCTCCTGTATCTGAAGACCTGCCGAGTGTCAACATTGACCCGCTGTGTGATTTTGGGACAGTAAAGAGAGCTTATACTCATTTCAAGGAGCAGTTGGAATGCTTCTGTGATGGAGAAATGAAGAGAATATTGAACACAG TAAAAGCCATCCATATGCTTCAGTCACCAAAGCCCAGCCAAT TTTCAGCTCCAAAGACAATTGGTCAAGCCAATGGGAGCCCCCCAGCCTTCAAGCCCGCCCTGGTAATGGGGGAACCTGCAGTAACCTGCgactctcccctttccctctgtACAAAGTCCTCTATCTTGAAGTGCTCTTCTATGAGCAAACCTCCAACTGGCTCAGCGATCCTATTCATCGAAAAAGGGCCATCAAATGACACTAAGCCTGCTGCTAGAGTAGAGACCATCCTCACCAAACCCTTGTCCACCACTGACAACCTTCTCTTGACCAAATCGGCATCTAATATGAACATCAATCCCCTGCTTATTAAATCCTCATCCAACACTGAAGAGTTCACCAAACCTGCATCTGGAGCTGGTATAGCAGTCCTTAACAGCACACCTGCTCCTACAACAAGTAGCAGCATTTTCAATTGTCCTGTTGGTGTTTTTGGTAAGCCTGCAGTTGACGTAGATGATTTTTGTAAGGCAGCATTAAACACTGACAGCGGTCCTTTCACCAAACTTGTATCTGACAACAATAGTAGGGAAAAGCCTAGCACAGGTTTCTCCTTTGGCGAGCCAAAATGTAACGCAGGCTCATCCCTCTTTGGCAAGCCTGAATCTAACACAGGTTCACCCCTCTTTGGCAAGCCTGCATCTAACACAGGTTCACCCCTCTTTGGCAAGCCTGCATTTAACACAGGTTCACCCCTCTTTGGCAAGCCTGCATCTAACACAGGTTCACCCCTCTTTGGCAAGCCTGCATTTAACACAGGTTCACCCCTCTTTGGCAAGCCTGCATTTAACACAGGTTCACCCCTCTTTGGCAAGCCTGCATTTAACACATGTTCACCCCTCTTTGGCAAGCCTGCATTTAACACATGTTCACCCCTCTTTGGCAAGCCTGAAGCTAACACATTTTTATTCCTCTTTGGCAAGCCTGCATCTAACACAGGTTCACCCCTCTTTGGCAAGTCTGAATCTAGCACAGGTTCACCCCTCTTTGGCAAGCCTGAATCTAGCACAGGTTCACCCCTCTTTGGCAAGCCTGAATCTAGCACAG GTTCACCCCTCTTTGGCAAGCCTGCATCTAGCACAGGTTCACCCCTCTTTGGCAAGCCTGCATCTAGCACAGGTTCACCCCTCTTTGGCAAGCCTGCATCTAGCACAGGTTCACCCCTCTTTGGCAAGCCTGAATCTAGCACAGGTTCACCCCTCTTTGGCAAGCCTGAATCTAGCACAGGTTCACCCCTCTTTGGCACGCCTGAATCTAGCACAGGTTCACCCCTCTTTGGCACGCCTGAATCTAAAACAGGATCCTCCTATGGCAAGCCTGCAGACCAGCCTGGGGTCGTGGAGATTTCTATTTTAGAAAACTAA